CCCCGCCGCGGCGGCTCCGGCCGGCGTGAACCGCATCGCCGTGCTCGTGGCGGCGCAGGGCGGGCGGCCCGCAGCACCACCGACCCCCTCCCGGACCGTTCCCCCGCCCACGGCGGCGGCCTCCACCGCGTCCGCGCGGCCGGCGGAGGGCTTCGTGAAGCGCGTGTGGCGCGAGGTCCAGGAGGACGACGTCATAGGGCAGGCCGCGAAGCTGGCGTACTTCGCCTTCCTCTCGCTTCCCCCGGCGCTCCTGGTGATCTTCGGGTTCACGGGATTCTTCGGGGGGAACGCCGCCGCGATGTGGATCACCGAACGGCTGGGCAGCGCGCTCCCGGAGGACGCATCCGCGCTGGTCGACCAGTTCGTGCAGCAGGTGGTGTACGAGCAGGCGCCGGGGCCCTTCTCGCTCGGCCTGCTGCTGGCGCTCTGGGCGGCCTCCAACGTCTTCGCGGCGCTCGCGGACTCGCTGAACAAGGCGTACGACGTGAAGGAGGGCCGCTCCTGGCTCAGGCGCCGCGCCATCGCGATCGGGGTGATGCTGGCGTTCGCCGTGCTCTTCCTGGCCGGGAGCATGGCCATCCTCGCGGGGCCGGCCATCGCACGGTCAATCGGCCTGTGGGGGACGGCCGAGGCGGTCTGGGGCCTGCTCCAGTGGCCGCTCGCGTTCCTCCTGGTGGTGGGCGCCTTCTGGATCGCTTACTACGTCCTCCCGAACCGGGACCAGTGGGCGGACAAGTGGAAGATCTTCAAGGGCGCCGCCATCGCGGCGGTCCTCTGGGCGCTCGCCACCACCGGCTTCCGCTACTACATCGCCAACTTCGGCTCGTACGGGGAGACGTACGGCTTCCTGGGCGTGATCATCGTCCTGCTGTTGTGGATGTACATGACCGGGCTCGTGGTGCTGCTGGGCGGGGAGATCAACTCGGAGATGTAGCCGGGCGGGAAGCAGCGGTGGGACACGCGCGCCCCACCGCCCCACCCCCGCCCCGCCCCCGCCGCGGACAGCACAGATCCCGCCGGATTCCGATCGTGTTGTCCCGTAGTCGCTTGGGAAACAAGCGCGAGCGGTGCGCCGTCCGGCACCAGAGATGCGTGACTTCGCCGGGTCCCGCGCGGCGTCCACAGCCCCCGAACCCGAGGCGTACCATGAGCGCACCCGCGATCCCCGCCCTTTCCGGCCTGCCGTCCGCCCCCAAGCGGATCATCCTGCACTGGACGGGCGGCGCGAAGTCGGCCAACGGGATGGACCGGCAGCACTATCACTACATCATCAACCAGGACGGCACCATCGTCGCCGGGGTGCACCCGGTGGCGGCGAACCTCAAGGCGCAGCTCGCCAACGGCGCCTACGCAGCGCACACCGGTGGCTACAACACCGGGTCGGTGGGGGTGTCGTTCGCGGGGATGCTGAACGCCGTCCGCGGGGGCAGCTTCGGGCCGGCCCCCCTCACCGCGTCGCAGGTGGCGGCCGGGCTGCGCTTCGTCACGCAGCTCTGCGACAAGTGGCAGATCGAGCCCACGCACAAGCGGCTCTTCACCCACATGGAGGCGTGGACCCTGCACGGGGTGAAGGGGGTGCAGAACGACAAGAAGTGGGACATCGCGGCCCTCCAGTTCCGCCCGGACCTCGGGGAGGCGGACGTCGGGCCGTGGCTGCGGGACGAGGTACGCCGGCTCCAGAACGCCGGGGGCTGAGCGGCAGGGTCGGATCAGGAGATCCGCACGCCCTTCAGCACGGCCTGCTCGTCGAGCTGGTGGAGGGCGTCCAGGATCCGCCAGCGGAGGGTCCCCGGGCCGGGCGACTCGCGCGCCGCGACCTCCCCCGCCAGTCCGATGACTCCCAGCGCGTACGCGGCGGCCCGGAGCGGCTCCGGCTCCACGGCCGCGAAGGCGCCGACGAGCGCGCTGGCGGTGCACCCCAGCGCCGTGACGCGCGCCATGAGCGGGTGCCCGTTGGCGACCGCCAGCACGCGGTCGCCGTCCGTC
This portion of the Longimicrobiaceae bacterium genome encodes:
- a CDS encoding peptidoglycan recognition family protein; its protein translation is MSAPAIPALSGLPSAPKRIILHWTGGAKSANGMDRQHYHYIINQDGTIVAGVHPVAANLKAQLANGAYAAHTGGYNTGSVGVSFAGMLNAVRGGSFGPAPLTASQVAAGLRFVTQLCDKWQIEPTHKRLFTHMEAWTLHGVKGVQNDKKWDIAALQFRPDLGEADVGPWLRDEVRRLQNAGG
- a CDS encoding YihY/virulence factor BrkB family protein, translating into PAAAAPAGVNRIAVLVAAQGGRPAAPPTPSRTVPPPTAAASTASARPAEGFVKRVWREVQEDDVIGQAAKLAYFAFLSLPPALLVIFGFTGFFGGNAAAMWITERLGSALPEDASALVDQFVQQVVYEQAPGPFSLGLLLALWAASNVFAALADSLNKAYDVKEGRSWLRRRAIAIGVMLAFAVLFLAGSMAILAGPAIARSIGLWGTAEAVWGLLQWPLAFLLVVGAFWIAYYVLPNRDQWADKWKIFKGAAIAAVLWALATTGFRYYIANFGSYGETYGFLGVIIVLLLWMYMTGLVVLLGGEINSEM